GCCGCCGTCGCGGCTGAGGAAGCCGCTCAAATTCGAGAAATTCATTTGTGGAGTGTTAATGCCGTGGTGTTAGTAGAGCTGGAAATTGTTCGGATTGTCGTTCGATGTGGACGCGGTGTTGTTGTTGTTTGCGATCGTCGTCGGAACTATGGCGTCGATCATTGTGGAGTTCAGGAACTgcggtggaggtggaggaggaaaacttatttattaaaatatgtattttaattGATTGGGTAGCCCACATTTTAAaagaattaagaaaataattagggagtaaaaaatcataattaacagtctgatttggtcaaaatcgggattaGACCAGTTGATCATTAAAAACTAATGGAACAATTAGTCCAAGACCAATCGTGACCCGATTTGAAATGTTCatgatgcaaaaattcaaaagataaagtttatgaccaaaatcgtaaaattggTATATgatcaggaccaattttggcatttactaaaaaaaaggtaaaataatacttatctttaaaattatgaattttaatcaaattttcatgaattttaaaaatggcctaaaatatggagtaataaaatttatattttatgttttatttctaAGTTTGTTGAATGTAGGATAAAAAGTTCATATTAATTTAACTATGCTAAATAGGATAAAAAGGCATGTAACTTAGTCGGTATGGTGATTGATCCGTCATTAAAAAAACGAATTATAAAGGTTATGATATTTTATATAGTATCATTTTGTTCGTATAAAAGACTAAAATTGGGTCAAAGTTCGTAATTTTATGAATCGGTATCTCTAAAGTAAAAAGATACGGAATACTTACTATGTATGTTGAAGAAAGTAAAGTGACAaagataataaattaaaaattattaagtGTGCTGATGACTCAATTTAAATGCGACAATCAAAAAAACTGTTCTATTTGTTCTATTACTAAGTATAATTTCTTTTagacataaaaaattaaaaaataaatatttagtaaattaattaaagtgtgaataaaataaaagagagaattaaaaaattttaagtaTAATCTTTTTTTCTCGTCcaacttaaaattttttaatttcatgaTGAACAAAATTTGTTTAAGAAAAATTGATTCGTCTTGCCGGAAGTTGATGTCGGCTCTTATTGGATTCTTGGGATCGGAAATTTACTAATTTATGttgaattttttcaaaattttataatacaaatctatttagagcatccacaattaGGGATGGCAACGGATGCCCATTACCCGCGACCCGACGGATTTTTCTCCTATTAGGAGGAGGATTTGGGTGAAAACTTGTATCCATGGATCTACTAATGGGTGAAAAGTCTCACCCATCGGGTGGGCCGGGTCAGTATCCGGTTCAGCACAACCCGAACCCGTCACCCGTGGAGACCCGGTCCAAAATACACTGATAGGCCATTTTGCTTTAGGCCCAGCCCAACATAGCCCAACTTTACATTATATAAAATCCtctccaaaccctagccccatgcGTTCCAGTCCCAATTCCAGCCTCCTCACTCTCCCTCAGCTCGCTCTCTCGGTCTCCTATCGTCCGACACCGACGAGGCGACGACGAGAGATGTAGGACCTAGGACTTCGGCATGGCGTTGCTCCCCGGATCCACCAGCGACAACGGCCGGTGATCCTTTTTCCTCctctaaatatttttttactgttGTTGCAGCGTTAGAGGGTATGGGTACCCGACGGGTATATTTTACCCGGTGGGTCTGGATCTGGGTGAAAAACTCCACCCATGACAGTTGTTGGGTTATCCAACTGGTGGAAATTTTTTCTAAAGGATCAGGGTCCGAAGAGGGTAAACCCGATGGATTTCCACCCGTTGCCATCcctatccacaatggcgccctaGCGCACGACCTAGCcgagcgctggcgctaggcggtcgctaggcgaaccattggagGATCCGAAAACCGCCAAGCGGTTTTCCGGATAtcaatttcgcctagcgctcggcggtcaaaaaccgctgggctatgtgctgggcgatccgctcggctccattgcagcgcccggatcgcccagcgcatagcccagcggattttttattttttatttttaattttcgaaacactatatatacgcgatttgcacttcattttcattcgcaccacttgtattaacgagtactctttctatcttaatttctgtacaagatcaacaccgagaaaatGGATctgaacaacgagcctagttcaggGACGAGCGGTTCTGAAACTCCCCCAATCCCCGTTGGAggcggatggaatcagatgcccgggtactacaacatgtacccgtggcagcagatgctacccgggatgccgaccggagggagtccgccggggggggggggggggttcccgGCGATGCGGGGttgggcacccaatatgcagatgatgccggggtgggtacccaatatgcagatgataccCGGGGGGAGgttcggcgacgcaggggacgccggggggcgtGCCGGCGACGCAGGTGACGCGGGGGGACGTctaaatagtattattaatgtttcccgtatatgtctcgtaaattaaattccgtatattgtgttattagtgatgtggctagtgatgtggctgggctatttatgatgtggctaggctatggctggactatttatgatgtggcaggaggatttttagtattgatgatgtggcaggaggagtttgtggctagactattgctgggctattcctattgtggatgctcttaatgaaTACTTCCAGTGGCGGAGCTAGGGGCCAGGAGGGCCCTTGGGCCCCTCACCCATTTCAATTTTgcctatatattatatataaacgCAGTATTAAACATATGAACTGTTAGCCCAGTGGGTTAAAATAGTAGACTTTGGAACCATTGGTGACGAGTTCAAATCCCCTttccaccttcatttgtaacattttacTGTGTAATatcttagattttttttattgtattcagTCATGttccaatattttttttatactatttCCTTTGTTAATTTTTCTAGTAATTTTCTACTAGTACTGTATGTCTCCTCTGTTTATTTTTTCTAGTAAATTTGTAAATATGCCATATACATATAACATCAGCAAAATCAAATATAACTATACTCTttgttataaaaaatatattttttaattcgatGTCGAAATTGATTTTGTATCTCTAGTTTCTAATCATCCTCTAATTATTTATCTCATTATTCATCTCTGGCGCGCATCTCTCACTGAACAACTCAAAAAAATTTAACAGTATTTTGGGGCCCAGGATTAAATTCTTGGCTCCGCCACTGAATACTTAAAGTGTTTAATTAGAACAAATTTTATCCTAAAAAGGTTATTCGTATCGGAATTATATAAAGTATGTAGTGCCCAAATTAGGCGTGACCAATACTAAACTTCTAGAATTCTCCAAAACACTAAATCTACTATATTTTGGGTTAATATAGTTCTGACTTTGCTTTTCTagttataaataattattttcaaaaaaaataaaattattaaaaatgctTAAGCTTatgtagtaattttttattggGCTATAACCACTAACTTATTAGAGTTGTGTACGCAAAAGAGAATctgaattatttaaaaaaaatgaattaggtTAGTCTAAGTTGAGGTTTTCTGATCATACAAAAAGAGATTAATTATCTTATCAAAAGATTGATTTAGGGTAGTCTAAGTTGAGGGTTTTCTGTTCATACATAAGTAGTAGTCATAATTTGTATGCTCAATTTATGTGTTCATAACCAAAATTTGCACTATTCAAGACATAATTGtaacttaggccatccacagcAGGCGAGAAAGAAAAGGGGGAGACTCGTCTTGCCGAGACGAGATACCGAGGAGACACATTGCGAGCGTCTCCTCCCAGATAGCACGTATCGAAATGTCAAAAATAGACTATAGTTTAGGGGAGAGGGAGTATAATAGTATTTTGCATAAGAATATGCAAGCTGGAAAAGATGGGAATTTATCAATAGCtatgatttgaattttgaatagACATCATAACAATAGATAGCTCTTAGCAGCAAAACTTAAACTGGAAAATATGAATGATAAACAGAGTTATTTCAACCACAAACATCATAGTGCATACATGATAAGCAAAGCCCTCAACAGATCCATATACGTCATCGTCTCTAACAACATAATCTAGCATTATTATTCGAAAGAAAGATTCAAGTATACTGCATAATTTCTACAACCAAGTGTTCAATGGAGCAATAGCAACAGATTCTGTGATGTAGGTAGATTCAGAGACATGCTCATGCGTTAAGTTTTGTCGCCCAGCCTGCAATGACATGTTCTTTTGCAGCCTGTGTTTTCTTGAAAGACTCTCGAGAATAGAGCAACTGTCgtggagagagagggggagggACACATTAGCAGATTATGGTTTTCATACACCAGCAATACTTGGTACGTGCAATATACCAAGGCTCGTGTAATAATTAGATGTCAGCACATATTTGAAGTGACACTAAATGTTTTAGAGAACTTCCACAGTATAACAATTAGTGACAATTTGGAGTGAAGTATAAGTACAATCTTGAAACAAGACACATTTACCTTAACAAGGGAGTTTGAGCAGAAAAAAGAAGTGAAGTAGCAAGGCGATTAGAGTCTAAATTTAACCGGAAGGTGCCCATCTGAGAAACCATTTTCAAGATAGAAACTACTTTGaagaataattttatttaaaaggcTCTTAGGATGCAACCAATCATGCTTGGAGTATATGCAGATAGCAGTCTAAGTTGGTCTACTTTTAAAAAAGATGTATGACTCATATGAGACCAAGTGATTACATTCGAGCAATACTTTGAAATTATATCTGAAGTAAAGAATTTATATAATTGTGGTTGGAACTTGGAACCAAAGTAGTTCGTTATGAAGAAAGAAACACAAGTTATCAGAAAACAAAAGacgaaaaaaaaagatttagtAATAACAACGAAAAATACCTCCTTGTACTTATGCACATGAGTCAAGCTTTGGGGAATAGTCCAACCCTTGAAATGGCCAAGTGCCACATCAAGATGGTAAAGCTTAGGTGCCAAACTCATATCAACAGCACAAATGTCTGCTCCATTGACATACGGTCCCTGAGTAGCAAAGATGAGCAATTCCAGTTATATTTACCATCTCATACTTATAATTCTATCCTAAACTATTGAATCCTTAACACGTTAATTAATTTACCACCTTAGTTTTCAGGTGCTCATCCAGCGCCTTCAGTTCATCAAGCAGAGCTTGTTCTGTTCCATCACTGGCATCCTTGCTTAACAGGAATTTGACAAAGGTAGGAAATATCTTGGAGCCCCTACAAAAATATGAGGGAAAAAAGGTCAATTTGCAGAAGCCTAAATATATATCTCATGTAGCATAGAAGCTTCAAAATGACACACAAAAACATGCACTGATTTGAATTGATTCACAAAGCCTATTCTCAAGGGAAAAAAAAGTTATGAGTCACATCAAAGATTCAAAGCCTAGACATTGCATACAAGAACAACTCAAAAAAAACAAGATTCCACTAGAAAATTAGATCCAAATATCATATTTTTCCATTCCATCAGCAGCCAATTGTATATTTATATCCATGAAATCTGCTCAATGATAACTCATATGCATATAAACATGAGAATGAAACGGAAATGAGAAATGTTTTTGACCTAGAAGCTTCAAAGTGAACAATCGCAGATgcaacacacacatacacactgTTTTGACGCTTCAGAAAAGGTCATTTGCAGAACCATAAATCtattttacacacacacacacacacacacactgttTTAAAGTGATTCACAAAGCATATTCTCAAGGGAAGAAAAGTTGAGTTACACCAAAGCCTAGAAGCACAACTCAAAACAATATTCAACCACAAAATTAGATCCAAACATCACATTTCCATTCGATCAGCAgccaattttatattttactccATCAAATCAGCTCGATGATAACTCATACACATACGAACATAAGAATGAAATGGAAAAAGAGGGGAAAATTTATACACTGAGGAGACTTCAGGAGGAGCAGCGAGAGAGGGATTCGGGTACTTCTCCTCCAAAATACCAACGATTACATCAGAATCAGCAATCCACTTGCCATCACCAAACCTTATGAGCGGCACCTTCCCTTCCGGGTTCACTTCCAGAAACCTAACAACAAGACATCGAGAAAACTAGTTAAGCCTTTACCAAAATCCCTAAATTCAGCTGCGCTTTGAGCTAATTACCACTGGGGCTTGGcggccaagttgatcaagtgctGCTTGTACCCGACTCGCTTCTCCTCCAAAGTCATCGTAACCCTCTGGCAAAATGGGCCTAAAATGGCGAAGCAGCTCATCATCAGATAAAAAGCTCATTTTTTGAAATAACACACGATAACTGTGTGTGTTTGTTGCGTGAAGTGAAGATTAGATGAAATTGGAGAAATTACAGTCTCCGAGAATGTCTGGAGCGCCAGTGGCGGCCTTCACGCAGATCTCAACAGCCATGGATAGAAGGCGATGGTGAAATCTTAGCAGAGAGAAGAATCGAGAAGCGAATATGAGAGTGAAGCGTGGGAGATGGAAGATTACAAAGAGCCTATTTATAGGGGGCAAAAATACTGATTTTTATGTCAGTGGTATttctttaaattatttttgctGTAATGTTAtttgagtaaaaaattaataagttGAAAAacattttaatgtatttttttatgtctataattttcaatatatttcataaaatattttgaatccTGATTTGGACTTTTTTTGCACTTTGACGGATGGAATGACGATTTAACACAAAGATGCAGTTAAAATTAAACAGtaatttaaagtttttttttaactaatttTGGATTGTTGGCATCGGAAATATGCCAATTTatctttttactttttaaatttttgtgaaTTCAAATCCATTTTGTAATGAAATATCGGTGTCAAATTAGAACGAATTTTATCTTTAAAAAAGTTATTCGTATCTGCATTAAAGTATGTAGGACCTAAggcatgaaaaaaattaaaatactagtacGTCCActggggcgtagcgcagttggcaacggaggggcagatcttgctgcaattaaaatactagtactattactAACTTCAAGAatcctccaaaatttatatCTACTTTATTTTGGGTCTTTATTTTGAGTCAATAGTAAATTAGTAATTCTGACTTTGTTATtctagatactccctccgttccatgttaatagagtcatttttctatttaggAAAGTTCtaaattaattgagtcatttctatttttggcaaaaagtaattttcccttttactttattctctcttcatctctcttactttcttctctcttactttttcactattcatttaacacattattattaaactccgtgccaaaaagaaatgtctctattaacaaggaacagaGGAAGTAATATTTAACGTCTTTATTTTGGGTCAATAGTAAATTAGTAATTCTGACTTTGTTATTCTAGATAATATTTAACAGTGTTAGTTATTTTGGATGGAATGTTTAATTTGAAACATTAATCAAACTTTTTATATGATTTATGCtaacttaatattttttgtacTAGTGATTTATGCtaacttaatattttttgtactaatttgaaacactagtgaaacattttgtatatatGGTGTAATTACCCCACATTTGACAGAAACAGAAAAATAATTACATGTTAGAAACTAAAGCTAGATACATGTTAGAGAATGTGAAGTATACAAAATTCGTGTAGCACACTCTTCAACTCTCTACCTGAACCTAATCAATAAATGTAGGAACAAAAATTGGAAACTACAATTTCTCACCAAAAATTGAGCACCATAAAAAGCACACCGAAACATCAACCTAGCTACATACATGTATGTACATTGTACAAAATGGTGCTCCAACCCGAGTGACGACGCTGTATACCATCTACTTGTCCATATCAAGACATCGATCCTTCGGAAACTGAGGCATCCGGACAAGTGATTGGCAACAAACAAGTTCTCCAGTTTAGAGACATTGGTGATGATGAAAAATAAACCCCCAAAAGACTGTCACAAATTCAACATAATGTCCAATCTGCAATCCGAATATGACATTTATGTACTGGCTGTTAGGAAACTATAAAGAATGTGATTTAGAAAGTAGAGGAGCGTTCGTTCATACGTAGTGCTATAGATGATTGAAGTATGTTGAAAACGGGAGATTGATGTAAGTACCTGGAGATGGCGGAAGCACCATAACTTTGCAAAATTTCAGCAAACAGAAGGAAGCTTTAGCCTGGCTAAATAAAATATGTAGCCATTTCAGAATTATCAGCCATAAAAAAAAGGCTTTATTTCGTCTGTGGGCTTTACCAGCAACTCAGAGTAAGGGCCTAGATGCAGTCTCAACCAGTATTTAAAAGAGCTCTTCAAGCTTACACACGGTGAAAGTATTCTTCCGAAGGGTGATTTCAGAAAGCATTGCCTCTGAACCGGTATAAAATAGAAGAACTAGAGCGCAACGTCCAATTTGTTTGAACCGATATAAAATAGGCATTAGCTATTTCACAGCTTAACCGTGAATTCGCCCCGCAGCTAGAAAATGAGAATTGGGAGAATTGAAGTGAATTCCTTATCAGGCCAGTAAAACGGAATAATAGGTTTTCATCCAGTAGCTGAAGGTGAAATATATGGCTACTCATTTGATAGCTGAAGCAAGCCACGCATCTGGAGGTACGGATTTTCCAATAGCTTTTCATTGTTGCTCTGTAAATACAAGTGTAAAGTATCTCAAACACCAAATCAGGACGATAAAAGGAACATTTACATAAAAGAGTTACAAAAGCATATAAAACAACCCGAATGAAAACACTGGGAACAAAAGTGTCCAACCTACTACCTCTGTGGTGtgataatatattctactatggACCTAATTTGGGTTATCACAAAGGGTAACTAAGATGTAGCGTAAAGTTTTACATTCTCATAAAAGAAGCACTACAGTCTAACTTTGACAGTGTGCTTTGTTGCGACTTACTTGCAACAGACATTCTTTGACAGTGACCAAACTTTATTGGGTGGTCACAGTGAATAATTATCAAACAAGATTTTTTTTACTGCATAAACAAACATAAGACTTCGAAAAGAAGCAATAACTTTCCACAAATATGAAACTTTATACAAGAACGCACCTGTTGAGCCTTTGAAACAAGACTCTGAAGTTTACGCTGGTAACTCTCTGGCTCCTCGGTCATCATTCTCTGTGATGTATATAagtttaaattaaattagtttAATATCTTCGAATTTTATTGTTCAAAATCAGTGAAAGACACCCTGTACTTGccttcaaaagaaaagttgaaGAGTAGTATGCCACTCTTGCATCTGTATCATCCAACAATTCCCTGGAAAAAATGCATacaaatatgaaaaattaattcaaaataaacTCAATAAACAGTGAGTAGAAGCTGATGGTTTACCAGAAGAATTCTTCTCCACCAACATCTTTGAAAGCAGCAGGATCTGCTGTGCATTTACCAATCAAAAGCAGCAGAAGTGTAGCCCTTATGTCTGATGTGCCACCAGGGAGATTTCCTCTCCCTTTGCTACCTACAGAGACACCTAATGCAATATTATCTGTCGCGGCACCAGCAAGTTGGATCAAAGGCCAATAAAATAATGCAGCAGGAACACGAGCAATCAACTGCATGGGTACAATGGCTTGTCCACGAAGAAGCAGGGCTGCCATGGATGCAGTATCGCGAATTGGAATCTGCATATTTTTTCCAACTTTAGTGCTAGGACTGCTCGTAAAATCACTGTAATCAATGTTCTCTGCTATGGAGGGTCGTTCTGCCCCATCTGACTTTTTCATTCTTTCTAAATTCATGGAATCTTGCCGGTGCATTGTATCTCCAAACTTTGTTGCAGTCGTATGTGTGACTTTCAAGCATAGTTGAGACAACAGAATATCACACATCTGTACATGCATGTCCAAGAAAAATATGAGCAATAGCATTACAAAATAAGTAGCACAAACAATTGTATAGCTAACTATTCTCTACGAGACTCTAATGTATCAGGAAGAGAAATTCATTTGGCCAATGTTCCCTTTTCAAACGTAAGAATGGACAGGCAGGCAGGCAGTGTATGCAGCGACAGTTGTGCTGTAACATGAGTAAAGGGCACAATCATACATACAGCAATGCCTAAAACCACTAATTCAAAATGAAGAAAGAGAATTTCTTTGGGCAATGGTCATCAACAAGCAACATGTAAGAAATCCCACCAGCATCTCCTTAAATTCAACGAATATGGAGATTCTGTGCCCTACATACTAGAGATAGATGTTTAAACAAAGCAGAGTAGTCGTGAGTACCTTTAAAATATTCATTCGATCAGTTTCGTTTTCCTGAGCCATCAGCGATAAGCCACAGCTCATGATATCTATCACCGCATTTGCTTTTTGGAGACGACTCTTGTCATGTCTACGGTCCAGAGTTTGACTACGCATTGCCTGCTGGACTTCCTTTTCATCCAGTAAAAATTTACACTGGATCAGCAGCCTCTCCAAAACAAACAGAAAGCCCCATCTGATATGGTTATTTTTTGACTTGAGAAGTCCACACATAAGCCAAATAGGTAATGGAATATCTAATGATGCTGAATAATCATTAGCTCCAGCAAGCAAAATTTTCTGCTCCAAGTTTTTTACACTTGAGAGACTCAGATCTCCTTCCCTGTTAACTTCTGCAATCAGCAAGTCCCCCAACCACAGATACCCATTCTGACGATAACATTCACGTTCAGAGTGAAGAAGAGAATGTAAAGTGGTCCAGCAAAGCTTTGCACTCATAGCAGTATTCCCAGGAACTCCATCAATGCTTTCAATAGATTTTAACGATTTTGTGATAGTAATCATTTGGATGAACTCTTTGTCTACACGAGTAAATGATCCTATGCGGGCATCAAATTTCTCAACAATCTTCTCCAATAACTGCAATAGGAAATaaatttaatgcacaattaattAAGTTATCCATAAATTCTACCTCTACTCCTCTAGGCATCCTCTGACACATGTCACCACATTGTAAAGTTATCTCAAACAATGGAATACAGAAAGGAAATGAGTACAATTTAGCTTTGAATGCCAAAAATATAAGAGGCGTAATTGCCAAAAAGGTGAATTCGACATAGCAAAGGACATGGATAACTGAGCCACTCATTTGGATAAACCTTGAAAGCAATAAATCCACTGGGGAGCTTATACTATCATTTCCATGTAACAATCAAAATGTTGCTTCCAAACCATAACAAAATCCATTACATTTGGTTATCCCATGTAGCTCCACCTCATAATTGGGAGATGCATATATAAAGATCCTCTAGAAAGAATTTACCAAACTTATCAAAAGCTCAACTAGAAATATAGATAATGAGAAACTCATACCTACATTATTCAGATACTTTTTAACATATAGAGTTGTATAAATTATAACAATACACTGTACGACAATGTAAAAGTCAAAGTGAAATATACCATCAAAAGCCGTTCATTATTAGGATATGTGGACAATGAAGCAGAGATCGATCTCCTCAACAGTTCTACAATGCCTTCAACTCCCAACTTGACAGAACTATGCAGTGCTTCAGGTGCATCAGCAAGCACTAGCAAGGTAGCAATAGGTCGAACTTCATCATCACTATACTCAGAAACACCAACAGCCATACAACTCTCATTTATTTTATGCAGAACATAGTCAAAAATCACAAGATATAGATTTCTCCTCTCTTCTCTTGAGGTTGACAGCACTAACTGCATTGGCCAAATGAATATGCAAATTCAACAATACATCCTTGTAAATTCATCCaaaaaaattgttttgttttCCAATATGAAACAACTGATAAGAACTCAGATGTAGGTAATATGGAAGCGATTTAGTGGTGCTTGGATTGAGGGACTATGGTCACACATGTAACACATAGCATTACAGAAATAGATAATAGTCTCATACATAATATGCAGCTAGTTAAAGATGAAGATCTTCATAGTACCTAAATATCTTGGTATATATCACCCTTATGGATAAAATCTGGCTTATAGGAACTAATAATATCATACCTCCCCGAAAATAAAGTCAATTCCACCAATCAGATCAACTTGGTTAACAAGAAACAAAGGACTAGCTGGAACATTTTTATCAGGTTCCTCAGGCATTTGATAAAAAAGGTTTGTCATCATGCAGATAAGCTTGGAATGGACTATTTCTGCCCAAGTGTTTTTTCTACTGATCTTCATCAGTACTTCAATGACCTGTAATCAACAAAAGCAGGAAACTGTTTGAGGTAGGAAAAACATGTGGAACAAAGGGCTTCCAATTTCTGGAAAGTTAATGAAGTATATCTTTAAGAACACTTCTAGAGCTATAATCTGTTAGGAGGTTTCAGCCACGCATAACACACCAACAAATATACAAAgtcctttttattttctttttctttttctttttaagcatatcattcatcattcatcattcatctaAGTATATCTTAGAGATCTTTAAGAAATGACAAGTAAACAAATTAAGGTAGATTTCAGTA
This sequence is a window from Salvia splendens isolate huo1 chromosome 14, SspV2, whole genome shotgun sequence. Protein-coding genes within it:
- the LOC121765800 gene encoding glutathione S-transferase DHAR2-like; its protein translation is MAVEICVKAATGAPDILGDCPFCQRVTMTLEEKRVGYKQHLINLAAKPQWFLEVNPEGKVPLIRFGDGKWIADSDVIVGILEEKYPNPSLAAPPEVSSVGSKIFPTFVKFLLSKDASDGTEQALLDELKALDEHLKTKGPYVNGADICAVDMSLAPKLYHLDVALGHFKGWTIPQSLTHVHKYKELLYSRESFKKTQAAKEHVIAGWATKLNA
- the LOC121765033 gene encoding uncharacterized protein LOC121765033 yields the protein MQLGATSMSRLRSSSIKKPPEPLRRAVADCLSAAAPSQLEASRTLRDYLAAQATIDLAYGMILEHTLAERERSPAVVGRCVALLKRFLLRYKPSEDTLLQIDRFCTSIIGECDMSPHRKLLPWSRSLSQQSLNPGPSTNVNPLPVSSFASGALVKSLNYVRSLVAQYIPKRSFQPAAFAGAAPASRQSLPTLSSLLSKSFNSQLSPANAKESLESKDASIASVSDSPIAEEVDEIENDDFMAIDVFRWRWSGDQQPSYLLPKSDQISNLQDIRTHNFLEVGAAALLVGDMEAKMKGEAWKIFGSAEMPFLDQLLQPSLLTTLTNSNSAFAHLRAITALKRSKQGTDEIWEDSPMSTFRPRARPLFQYRHYSEQQPLRLNPVEVCEVIAAVCSETSNVKSNQLTVSSKLRHSGRPSMDAAVSVLVKLVIDMYVLDSETAAPLALSLLEDMLNSPRVMSKTRAFDLIINLGVHAHLLEPPALDGSTMIDEQYSQEACFDNGTQDSNNGTKTDFFRKTGNSLAIEKFECWILGILFEVMLHLVQIEEEEEAVWASSLSCLLYFVCDRGKIRRSRLKGLDIRVIEVLMKISRKNTWAEIVHSKLICMMTNLFYQMPEEPDKNVPASPLFLVNQVDLIGGIDFIFGELVLSTSREERRNLYLVIFDYVLHKINESCMAVGVSEYSDDEVRPIATLLVLADAPEALHSSVKLGVEGIVELLRRSISASLSTYPNNERLLMLLEKIVEKFDARIGSFTRVDKEFIQMITITKSLKSIESIDGVPGNTAMSAKLCWTTLHSLLHSERECYRQNGYLWLGDLLIAEVNREGDLSLSSVKNLEQKILLAGANDYSASLDIPLPIWLMCGLLKSKNNHIRWGFLFVLERLLIQCKFLLDEKEVQQAMRSQTLDRRHDKSRLQKANAVIDIMSCGLSLMAQENETDRMNILKMCDILLSQLCLKVTHTTATKFGDTMHRQDSMNLERMKKSDGAERPSIAENIDYSDFTSSPSTKVGKNMQIPIRDTASMAALLLRGQAIVPMQLIARVPAALFYWPLIQLAGAATDNIALGVSVGSKGRGNLPGGTSDIRATLLLLLIGKCTADPAAFKDVGGEEFFWELLDDTDARVAYYSSTFLLKRMMTEEPESYQRKLQSLVSKAQQSNNEKLLENPYLQMRGLLQLSNE